A genomic stretch from Deltaproteobacteria bacterium includes:
- a CDS encoding enoyl-CoA hydratase — MPAALYELRGDAAWITLNQPERRNALSDALVAELRQHLATALAAPEVRAVVLTGAGPAFCAGADLKSGGIGAADHPFVEVLRTIWEAPKPIVGRINGHAFGGGVGLVAACDLTVAADSTLFAFSEVRVGVIPAMISVLCVRKLGVQQAMWLFLTGERFSAARAVELGLVHRAVPAAALDAAVEEVLGLVRLGGPNAVREAKQLVRRIPELSVEEGFRWTAAKSAELFASEEAAEGMRAFVEKRPPRWAAKS; from the coding sequence ATGCCCGCCGCGCTCTACGAGCTGCGCGGCGACGCCGCCTGGATCACGCTCAACCAGCCCGAGCGGCGGAACGCGCTCTCCGATGCGCTGGTCGCCGAGCTCCGCCAGCACCTCGCCACGGCGCTCGCCGCGCCGGAGGTGCGGGCCGTCGTCCTCACCGGCGCCGGGCCCGCGTTCTGCGCCGGCGCGGACCTGAAGAGCGGGGGCATCGGCGCCGCCGACCATCCGTTCGTCGAGGTGCTGAGGACGATCTGGGAGGCGCCGAAGCCCATCGTCGGGCGCATCAACGGCCACGCCTTCGGCGGCGGCGTCGGTCTGGTTGCGGCGTGCGACCTGACGGTCGCCGCCGACTCGACGCTGTTCGCCTTCAGCGAGGTCCGCGTCGGCGTCATCCCGGCGATGATCTCCGTCCTCTGCGTCCGCAAGCTCGGCGTCCAGCAGGCGATGTGGCTCTTCCTGACCGGCGAGCGCTTCTCCGCGGCGCGCGCCGTCGAGCTCGGCCTCGTCCACCGCGCCGTCCCGGCGGCCGCGCTCGACGCGGCGGTCGAGGAGGTGCTCGGCCTCGTCCGGCTCGGCGGGCCGAACGCCGTCCGCGAGGCGAAGCAGCTCGTCCGGCGCATCCCCGAGCTCTCGGTGGAGGAGGGTTTCCGCTGGACGGCCGCGAAGAGCGCCGAGCTCTTCGCCTCGGAGGAGGCGGCCGAGGGCATGCGCGCGTTCGTCGAGAAGCGGCCGCCCCGCTGGGCGGCGAAGTCGTGA
- a CDS encoding DUF1446 domain-containing protein, with protein MSEPDVLRIANASGFYGDRLSAAREMVEDGPIDVLTGDYLAELTLMILYRDRLKDPAAGFARTFLRQLEEVLATCVARGIKVVVNAGGLNPAGLAARTEELAGRLGVTARVAYVDGDDLLPRLPSLRASGLELHHLDKGIPLAALDRPVVTANAYLGAWGIVEALRRGADIVICPRVTDAALALGPAAWKFGWARDDWDRLAAGIVAGHTIECGAQATGGNYAFFQEVPDLAHPGFPIAEMRPDGTFVVTKHPGTGGLVSVGTVTAQLLYEIQGPRYLNPDATARFDSIRLADDGPDRVRVFGVKGEPPPPTTKVCINYLGGYRNTVTFVLAGLDVEEKARLAEETLWRLVGGRDRFAQTSVELVRSDRPDPRAHDDAFAYLHVTVKDPDAARVGRAFSNKAIEMALASYPGFFVTAPPADASPYGVYWPALVPSDLLEHRVVIGGETIPVPPVAVPPGRHEARVPAVEVPAAPTGPTERVPLGGLFGARSGDKGGNANVGVWARSGPAYAWLERELDVERFRALVPESAGLPVERHALPNLWSLNFVVHGLLGDGVASSTRTDPQAKSLGEYLRARLIDVPRALLPG; from the coding sequence GTGAGCGAGCCGGACGTCCTCCGCATCGCGAACGCGAGCGGCTTCTACGGCGACCGGCTGAGCGCCGCACGCGAGATGGTGGAGGACGGGCCGATCGACGTCCTCACCGGCGACTACCTCGCCGAGCTCACCCTCATGATCCTCTACCGCGATCGGCTGAAGGATCCCGCGGCGGGCTTCGCGCGCACCTTCCTCCGGCAGCTCGAGGAGGTGCTCGCCACGTGCGTCGCCCGCGGCATCAAGGTCGTGGTGAATGCCGGCGGGCTCAACCCCGCCGGCCTCGCCGCCCGCACCGAGGAGCTGGCCGGGCGCCTCGGCGTCACGGCGCGCGTGGCCTACGTCGACGGGGACGACCTCCTGCCGCGGCTCCCGTCGCTCCGGGCAAGCGGCCTCGAGCTCCACCATCTGGACAAGGGCATCCCGCTCGCGGCCCTCGACCGGCCGGTCGTGACCGCCAACGCCTACCTCGGCGCCTGGGGCATCGTCGAGGCGCTCCGCCGCGGCGCCGACATCGTCATCTGCCCGCGCGTCACCGACGCCGCGCTGGCGCTCGGGCCCGCGGCCTGGAAGTTCGGCTGGGCGCGCGACGACTGGGACCGGCTTGCCGCCGGAATCGTCGCCGGTCACACGATCGAGTGCGGCGCCCAGGCGACCGGCGGCAACTACGCCTTCTTCCAGGAGGTCCCGGACCTCGCGCACCCGGGCTTCCCCATCGCCGAGATGCGTCCCGACGGCACGTTCGTCGTCACCAAGCATCCCGGGACGGGCGGCCTCGTCTCGGTCGGCACCGTGACCGCGCAGCTCCTCTACGAGATCCAGGGGCCGCGCTACCTGAATCCCGACGCCACCGCGCGCTTCGACTCGATCCGGCTCGCGGACGACGGGCCCGATCGGGTGCGCGTCTTCGGGGTGAAGGGCGAGCCGCCGCCGCCGACCACCAAGGTGTGCATCAACTACCTCGGCGGGTACCGGAACACGGTGACCTTCGTGCTCGCAGGCCTCGACGTCGAGGAGAAGGCACGCCTCGCCGAGGAGACCCTCTGGCGCCTTGTCGGCGGCCGCGATCGCTTCGCGCAGACCAGCGTCGAGCTCGTCCGCTCCGACCGTCCCGACCCGCGTGCGCACGACGATGCGTTCGCCTACCTGCACGTGACCGTGAAGGATCCGGATGCGGCGCGCGTCGGGCGGGCCTTCAGCAACAAGGCGATCGAGATGGCGCTCGCCAGCTACCCCGGCTTCTTCGTGACCGCGCCCCCGGCCGATGCGTCGCCCTACGGCGTCTACTGGCCCGCGCTGGTGCCGTCAGACCTGCTCGAGCACCGAGTGGTGATCGGCGGCGAGACGATCCCCGTGCCACCGGTCGCGGTCCCGCCTGGCCGCCACGAGGCGCGGGTGCCGGCCGTCGAGGTTCCGGCTGCGCCGACGGGGCCGACGGAGCGGGTGCCTCTTGGCGGGCTCTTCGGCGCGCGCTCGGGCGACAAGGGCGGGAACGCCAACGTCGGCGTGTGGGCGCGGAGCGGCCCGGCGTACGCCTGGCTCGAGCGCGAGCTCGATGTCGAGCGCTTCCGCGCGCTCGTCCCGGAGTCGGCGGGCCTCCCGGTCGAGCGTCACGCGCTCCCGAACCTCTGGAGCCTCAACTTCGTCGTCCACGGGCTCCTCGGCGACGGCGTCGCCTCGTCGACGCGCACCGACCCGCAGGCGAAGAGCCTCGGCGAGTACCTGCGCGCCAGGCTGATCGACGTCCCGCGCGCCCTGCTCCCCGGCTGA